A window from Scleropages formosus chromosome 17, fSclFor1.1, whole genome shotgun sequence encodes these proteins:
- the riok2 gene encoding serine/threonine-protein kinase RIO2, with the protein MGKLNVVMIRYLSRDDFRVLTAVEMGMKNHEIVPASLVASIASLKHGGCNKILRELVKHKLMVFERSKTVQGYRLNYPGYDYLALKTLSSRDVLVSVGNQMGVGKESDIYIVANAEEEQFALKLHRLGRTSFRNLKNKRDYHKHRHKMSWLYLSRLSAMKEFAYMKALYDRGFPVPKPVDFNRHAVVMELVNGYPLCQVHDVEDPAALYSEVMELIVKLANHGLIHGDFNEFNLMLDDNDHITMIDFPQMVSTSHPNAEWYFDRDVKCIRDFFMRRFSYESELYPTFKDIRKECSLDVEISASGFSKDLQEDEFLLHPAGPDAEDESEEEAEDPTATGSREKGEGAHGLIDMEEFHKVLLELEGLKVKEEHKPDEGSTGHLVPRSLSPEGTDAKADCSPGTAHPGLCSKALTVSETGELSEAQEEDEKEDEYPDLVDLSTSNKEFRPFRDQDSLHHINEHRRRTTSETTVGSIASCSTIPPEVVKQKVKRQLTKQQKAVLRRRLQKGEANLVTKERRENMQNIKWSVEAASFWG; encoded by the exons ATGGGGAAACTAAACGTGGTTATGATACGATACCTCTCCAGGGACGACTTCCGGGTTCTCACAGCT GTTGAAATGGGCATGAAGAATCACGAAATCGTGCCCGCGAGCCTGGTGGCCTCCATTGCGAGCCTCAAACACGGAGGCTGTAACAAGATCCTGAGGGAGCTGGTGAAGCACAAGCTCATGGTGTTCGAGCGCAGCAAGA CTGTGCAAGGATACCGCCTCAACTACCCGGGCTATGACTACCTGGCCTTAAAGACACTCTCCTCCAGAGATGTCCTTGTGTCTGTCGGCAACCAGATGGGCGTGGGCAAAGAGTCAG ACATCTACATTGTTGCCAATGCGGAGGAGGAGCAGTTTGCTCTGAAGCTCCACAGGTTGGGCCGAACATCCTTTAGGAATCTGAAGAACAAGCGGGATTACCACAAGCACAGACACAAGATGTCCTGGCTCTACCTGTCACGTCTCTCTGCCATGAAAGAATTTGCTTATATGAAG GCACTGTATGACAGAGGATTTCCTGTACCAAAACCTGTAGATTTCAACCGGCATGCTGTGGTCATGGAGCTTGTTAATGGATATCCCCT ATGTCAAGTGCATGATGTGGAGGACCCTGCTGCACTGTACAGTGAAGTCATGGAGCTCATTGTGAAGTTGGCCAACCATGGCCTGATTCACGGAGACTTCAACGAGTTCAACCTCATGTTGGATGACAACGACCACATCACTATGATTGACTTCCCCCAGATGGTCTCTACATCTCATCCCAATGCAGAATG GTATTTTGACCGGGATGTCAAATGTATTCGAGATTTCTTCATGAGAAGGTTCAGTTATGAAAGTGAGCTTTATCCGACTTTCAAGGACATTAG GAAGGAATGCTCCCTGGATGTAGAGATCTCTGCCAGTGGATTCTCCAAAGACCTACAGGAGGACGAATTCTTGCTGCATCCTGCTGGCCCCGATGCAGAGGATGAGTCTGAGGAAGAAGCTGAGGATCCAACAGCAACAGGGTCTAGAGAAAAAGGAGAGGGTGCCCATGGACTCATTGACATGGAGGAGTTCCACAAGGTCTTGTTGGAGCTCGAGGGCCTGAAGGTCAAGGAGGAACATAAGCCTGATGAAGGCAGCACTGGACACCTCGTCCCCCGATCCCTCTCACCTGAAGGCACTGATGCAAAAGCTGACTGTAGCCCTGGAACTGCCCACCCAGGACTTTGCAGTAAGGCCCTCACAGTAAGTGAGACGGGTGAGTTGAGTGAGGCACAGGAAGAAGATGAGAAGGAAGATGAGTATCCTGACTTGGTGGACCTTTCCACCTCAAATAAAGAGTTCCGGCCTTTCAG GGACCAGGACAGCCTACATCACATCAATGAGCACCGGAGGAGGACCACCAGCGAGACCACTGTGGGCAGCATTGCCAGCTGCTCCACCATCCCCCCG GAGGTGGTCAAGCAGAAGGTGAAACGGCAGCTCACCAAACAGCAGAAGGCGGTCCTGAGGCGGCGCCTACAGAAGGGTGAGGCCAACCTGGTCACCAAGGAGAggcgggagaacatgcagaataTCAAGTGGAGTGTAGAAGCTGCTTCCTTCTGGGGATAA